TTTAATGGCGATATTGATCTGACCTATGATGTCAGTGACGGCACAACATCAACCCCAGCAGCTGGTACAATTGAAGTGGGTGCGGTAAATGATGCCCCTGATGCAGGTGCTGATACAGCCTTCTCCATGAATGAAGATGGTACAATCACCATTTCAAAGGCTGAACTGCTTGCCAATGCAAGCGATGTTGATGGTGACAGCCTCAATGTTGCCAACCTAACTGTAGATGGCGGCACACTTGTTGATAACGGTAATGACACATGGACCTTTACACCGGATGCTGACTTTAACGGTGACATCAACCTCAACTATGACATCACCGATGGCACCGCCAGTGATGCAGCTGCAGGCACGATTGACGTCAATGCTGTTAATGACGCACCAGACGTCTCTGGCCCAACCGCCTTTAGGGTAAATGAAGACGGCACTCTAACCCTCAATGAATCAGACCTTCTCGCCAATGCCAGTGATGTCGATGGCGACACCCTTTCTGTACAAAACCTCAGCGTAAGCGGTGGTTCCCTCACAGATAACAGCGACGGTACCTGGACCTTTGAACCCGACAGTGGTTTTAATGGAAACATTGATCTTTCTTATGACGTTTCAGATGGCACAACAACAACTGCCGCCACAGGTAATGTCAGCGTTGGCGCAGTTAATGACGCACCAGTTGGTGTGGATGACACAGGCTCAACTACTGAAGATAACGCGGTTACCCTTGATCTCACAGCAAATGATACAGATGCAGATGGCGATAGCCTGACCATCACGCAGATCGATGGGCAGAACATCTCAACAGGTGGCTCGGTTGATGTGGATAATGGTTCTGTCACGCTGAACGCTGATGGCACCGTAACCTTTACACCAGATGACAACTATCATGGTTCTGAGACTTTCGAATATACCGTCTCTGATGGCACAACGACCTCAACAGCTGATGCAACTGTCACCGTTGGGTCGGTTAATGACGGTCCGGTTGGCGTAGATGACACAGGGTCCACAACAGAAGATAACGCTGTTACTCTTGATCTCACAGCAAACGATACCGATGCAGATGGCGACAGCCTCACCATCACGCAAATCGATGGGCAGAACATCTCAACAGGTGGGTCTGTTGATGTGGATAATGGTTCTGTTACGCTCAATGCAGACGGCACCGTGACCTTTACGCCAGATGACAACTATCATGGCTCTGAGACCTTTGAATATACCGTCTCTGATGGCACAACGACCTCCACTGCCGATGCAACTGTAACTGTTGGATCTGTCAATGACGGTCCTGTCGGCGTGGATGATACAGGGTCCACAACAGAAGATAACGCTGTTACTCTTGATCTCACAGCAAACGATACCGATGCAGATGGCGATAGCCTCACCATCACACAAATCGATGGGCAGAACATCTCTACAGGTGGCTCGGTTGATGTAGATAATGGTTCTGTCACGCTGAACGCTGATGGCACAGTAACCTTCACACCAGATGACAACTATCATGGCTCTGAGACTTTTGAATATACCGTCTCTGATGGCACAACAACCTCAACTGCCGATGCAACTGTAACAGTTGGGTCGGTTAATGATGGTCCTGTCGGTGTGGATGACACAGGCTCCACAACAGAAGATAACGCTGTTACTCTCGATCTCACGGCTAA
The genomic region above belongs to Candidatus Terasakiella magnetica and contains:
- a CDS encoding cadherin-like domain-containing protein, with translation MEENQGTKSSIEMFDLENMGNEGQLSDQVVEINNFEIEQESDLTLQATHIANDKDKARLAQEIATKDSAEFEDYSVELQRLHVRVDPDTLRDAEANGQVVALQLDLSPYRTEESGQVVLNNLQDGVEISAGTIREDGSVVLNEDEASNVTVAINPAIVTNLQLQVDILPALETSEEGESTEETEEEEATTAAAVETTDEIIIEEDEGPTNAAPEVSADASLSVNEDGTILITEAQLLANASDADGDTLSVLNLNANGGTLTDNNDGTWTFQPAADFNGDIDLTYDVSDGTTSTPAAGTIEVGAVNDAPDAGADTAFSMNEDGTITISKAELLANASDVDGDSLNVANLTVDGGTLVDNGNDTWTFTPDADFNGDINLNYDITDGTASDAAAGTIDVNAVNDAPDVSGPTAFRVNEDGTLTLNESDLLANASDVDGDTLSVQNLSVSGGSLTDNSDGTWTFEPDSGFNGNIDLSYDVSDGTTTTAATGNVSVGAVNDAPVGVDDTGSTTEDNAVTLDLTANDTDADGDSLTITQIDGQNISTGGSVDVDNGSVTLNADGTVTFTPDDNYHGSETFEYTVSDGTTTSTADATVTVGSVNDGPVGVDDTGSTTEDNAVTLDLTANDTDADGDSLTITQIDGQNISTGGSVDVDNGSVTLNADGTVTFTPDDNYHGSETFEYTVSDGTTTSTADATVTVGSVNDGPVGVDDTGSTTEDNAVTLDLTANDTDADGDSLTITQIDGQNISTGGSVDVDNGSVTLNADGTVTFTPDDNYHGSETFEYTVSDGTTTSTADATVTVGSVNDGPVGVDDTGSTTEDNAVTLDLTA